The sequence CGGGCTTTTGATCACCGGCACCGAGCACTGCCTGCTTGCGGTTCCTGCAAAGCGGACAGCGGGTGCAACTGGCGACAGCGAGTTCGAGTTCCTGCCAGGACATGCGGGCGATGGCGACAGCGCCTTCATCGGCCGGCATTACAAGGATCGGTGCAGCCGCAGCGGCGGCACGCACAGGGACCGATGCATCATCCCAAGCCGAAACGGCTTTATCCTGTTTCGACACCACTGGCGCGGCAACCCCGGCAACCGGTGGCGCCGCCGGCACCGCGATGGCGACCGGCAACGGCACGTCGTCCGACACCACCGTATCCCGTTGCACCCAGACCGGACCAATCCCCAATGCCTGCAAGAACCTGGTACGGCGCGTCAGCCCGCCCGCTGCCGGCGTCATGGCACGAACCGCATCACGATGGCATCTTCGCGTGCGCCGGTATCGGCCGGGTAGTAATTCTTGCGTAGCCCGATCCGCACGAAGCCATAGCGCTCGTACACCACCAATGCACGATGATTCGACGGCCTTACCTCAAGCAGCACCGAGAGCATGCCGAGCTGCTTCGCCAGCGTGATGATTTCAGCCAGTAACAGGCGACCAAGGCCGCGCCCGTGCAAGTCAATCCGCACCGAAATATTGAGCAAATGCGCTTCATCAACCGACAGCATCAGCAAAAAATAACCCAGCAGCACGCCTTGCCCGTCACGCAGCACGCGGGCCTGATAACCGCTGCGGATTGAATCGCTGAAATTACCGCGCGACCACGGGTGCGGATACACCACGTCTTCGATCGCCACGACCTCGTCCAGATCCTGTTCGGTCATTGAACGGAACTGCAGCGACGGATCCTGATAGGGCATCTGCAGCGGGCGGGCGACCAGATTCATGCCGACACCTGCTGGCTTTTCAGCAGGCGCTCGGCGGTGGTCAGTGCAATCTTGTTGCGCAGGTAAATAGGTTGGGCGTCACGGGCGGCGACTTGTGCGCCCGCTACCAGTGCCAGCCGTGCCAGCGAAGCGACCTGCGCAGCATGCGGCATCAGGTCCGCATGGGCATCCTGCATGAACGGCCGGCCGGCAAACGCCTCTGCATAGGCAGACAGTCCATTGCCGCAGGCAGTGACGATACCGATCGGCTGGACGCCATCGGGTGCCGACAGGCAAGGAGCGATGACGACCTCGAGAGTCGGGGTGAGAGTCGGGGTAAAGCGGTATTGCGCCCAGTAGACTTCGCCCATCCTGGCATCCAGCAAGGCCAGTACCGCGCTGGCACCGGTGCTCTCGTGGCAGGCTTGCGCCATCGCTTCGAGCGTGCTGATCGCCACCACCGGACGGTCGGCGCCGAAAGCCAATCCTTGCGCGACACCGCAAGCCGTACGAACACCCGTGAAGGAGCCGGGACCGGCACCAAAGGCAATGGCCGCGCAATCGGCCAGACTGATGCCGGCCTCCTGCAGCACTTGCTGCACCATCGGCAGCAGCGTTTGAGAATGCGTTTGCGCACCGCTGGCAAGCCGGCTCAGGACGGTATCGCCGTGCAGCAGCGCGACGGAGGCAAATTCGGAAGAGGTATCGATGGCGAGTATGGAGGGCATGGCGCGTATTTTACCGCGCACGCCGGCGGGATCGGGCGAATCACTCAATTG comes from Actimicrobium sp. CCC2.4 and encodes:
- the tsaB gene encoding tRNA (adenosine(37)-N6)-threonylcarbamoyltransferase complex dimerization subunit type 1 TsaB; the encoded protein is MPSILAIDTSSEFASVALLHGDTVLSRLASGAQTHSQTLLPMVQQVLQEAGISLADCAAIAFGAGPGSFTGVRTACGVAQGLAFGADRPVVAISTLEAMAQACHESTGASAVLALLDARMGEVYWAQYRFTPTLTPTLEVVIAPCLSAPDGVQPIGIVTACGNGLSAYAEAFAGRPFMQDAHADLMPHAAQVASLARLALVAGAQVAARDAQPIYLRNKIALTTAERLLKSQQVSA
- the rimI gene encoding ribosomal protein S18-alanine N-acetyltransferase; translated protein: MNLVARPLQMPYQDPSLQFRSMTEQDLDEVVAIEDVVYPHPWSRGNFSDSIRSGYQARVLRDGQGVLLGYFLLMLSVDEAHLLNISVRIDLHGRGLGRLLLAEIITLAKQLGMLSVLLEVRPSNHRALVVYERYGFVRIGLRKNYYPADTGAREDAIVMRFVP